The following coding sequences are from one Hydra vulgaris chromosome 04, alternate assembly HydraT2T_AEP window:
- the LOC105849937 gene encoding uncharacterized protein LOC105849937, translating to MCKPLSCHDTHNMTLLSWFSFSFSIVLCVCTVSLNALLIVAVFGKRRKVFKKSIFYKLLFNITFADLLTGIITDVGSISFHFKEAKKMVISQNEVYLVHVGLFMLSNVSIFSMALICVDRIIALIKPIEYRKGLSDRVCILLLVSTWFISFLLVLPYFFIKYVCYLTVFSFTSVFVTFIALVLMVYLYKTRFALLCNLDKMSSSSVESYKSNQINDAISKERRFQIDIWNKKKNYDLHNVSQLNENVRPKQPINQHSFRCSENKTKIKSYSAEKRVNQSFIIMLIVFLATYFPSCCVTLYINTCEQCNCSLIHILRDFTYLSLLSSALWRSINFAIRIITLKKRIKEIINQIKFVLLCSSAF from the coding sequence aTGTGTAAACCTTTGTCCTGCCATGATACGCATAATATGACATTGCTATCTTGGTTCTCTTTTAGCTTTTCTATCGTATTATGCGTATGCACAGTATCTCTAAATGCTTTACTTATAGTAGCAGTATTTGGGAAAAGAAGAAAAGTGttcaaaaaatctattttttataagctGTTATTTAATATCACATTTGCTGATCTGCTAACTGGTATCATAACAGATGTGGGCTCTATATCATTTCATTTCAAAGAGgctaaaaaaatggttattaGTCAGAATGAAGTCTACTTAGTTCATGTAGGACTTTTTATGCTTAGTaatgtttctattttttcaatGGCATTGATATGTGTAGATCGCATCATAGCATTAATAAAGCCAATTGAATACAGAAAAGGATTATCTGATCGTGTTTGCATTTTATTGTTAGTTTCAACTTGGTTTATCTCATTTTTGCTCGTGttgccatatttttttattaaatacgttTGTTATCTGactgttttttcttttacttcggtttttgtaacttttattgcACTGGTATTGATGgtttatctttataaaacaagGTTTGCATTGCTTTGTAATTTAGACAAGATGTCCTCCTCGTCAGTTGAATCTTATAAATCCAACCAAATAAACGACGCAATATCTAAAGAAAGAAGATTTCAAATTGATATAtggaataaaaagaaaaactatgaTTTGCATAATGTTAGTCAACTAAACGAAAATGTTAGGCCTAAACAACCAATCAACCAACATAGTTTTAGATGCAgcgaaaataaaactaaaataaaatcatattctGCAGAAAAGCGAGTTAATCAATCTTTTATAATCATGCTCATTGTTTTTTTAGCAACTTACTTCCCGTCCTGTTGtgtaactttatatataaacacttgTGAACAATGTAACTGTAGTTTAATACATATCTTGAGAGACTTTACTTATTTATCTCTATTATCAAGCGCTTTGTGGAGatcaataaattttgcaatacgaattataactttgaaaaaaaggataaaggaaattattaatcaaataaaatttgtcctGTTATGTTCTAGTGCATTCTAA